TTTTGAATTTATTAATATTCACTACTATCATGCACAAACCAAATAAAAAAATTTATGTATGCATATTGATTTATAATTATCCATATCGTTAAAGAATAATCAGCCAGTTGAAGTAGAAAACCCTTAATTTAGATATTATTTTTTTTCTTTTCAGAGTCGATAAATTAAAATGTGTAACAACATCATTATCATTGAGGAATAGTAATGAAATTATCTGTAAAGCTAATTGAGAAAAACAATGAATTTATTGCAACTTGCCCTGAACTAGATATCAGTTGTTACGCTTCAAACAAAATTGAAGCAATAAAAAGAATCCAGAGTATACTTTATTTTTATATGCAATCGGCTCAGGAGTTAGGATTTTCAGTTGAAAATTTTGAAACAATAGATGTTGATGGCAAACACTATCTCTTTAACTATGATATCTACCCACCATTAAATTCCACAATGCATTAAGCATGAGGCTGGCCTACCGCCCAACCTCATGCATTCATGCCTTTTAACTATTCAATTATTTTCCTTCAAGCTCATCTTCATGTATGGTAAACTTATTTATGTGCAACATATCTCTCTTCCATTTTGCTAAATTTTCAGCTCTTTTTTTTCTGTAAAGCATGCTTTCTATTTGATCTTTAACCTTTTCAAAGGGTATAAGTTGTTTTATCTGTTTACCCTTTTGGTTCACAAACGTAGTGAACCGTGTGTCTTTGTATTTTTCATATTCATCGCGAATTTCTTTGGGAGTAATAGAAATACCCCGCTCACCTATATAATCCAAATATTCTTTAGCAAAGAGCATATTTTTTCTTTTCTGGAATTCTTTTTGAAGTTCCTCATTTGTTTGTAAATTCTCTTTTACTGCTTCCCTTCTCAGCAATGCAACTTTAAATGCATTTTTTGCAATATCGATTCTTTTTGTATCATCTATAGTGGCTTTCGATAATGGACTCCCCTTGTGCTGAAAATATGAAATTCTTTTTTCAAGATCTGCAACTGTAAAGGAACTATCTCCAACCTTAAAAATCACATCTTTTGGATTTTTGCTTTTACAATTCTTCTCATTAAACTGGACATCAGTTGAACTCATTAATTTTTCAATATAATTGTTTGAAGCCTTTCGCAAGAGGATCTGTTCAAGCCTTTTTGCCTGCATTTCATCTTTTATTATTTTATTCAGATTTTTTTTGGTTAGTTCCTGTTTATCGACCAATTGAATAATGTAAATCCCCTGCTGGGTTTTAATTGGACTTTCAATAATGCCTGATTTACTTTTTTCAATAGTTGAAGCAACTTCAAGTGGGAGCATATCTTTTACAACATAACCAATATCACCGCCATTCTTTTTTGAAAAATCATCAGAATACATTTTTGCCAGTTCTTCAAATTTTTCTCCACTCTTTATTTTCCCAATTATTTCCTTTGCCTTATTCTCAGCTTCACTGTATGCTTTTTCAAGCTCAGAGGCTGACAAATTTACACGTTTATTATTAACAATCTTAAAATCTCTTACTCGTAAAAGTATTTGTTTAATATGATATGCAAGCTCATTAAATTCTGCTTTGTCCTTAATTTCCTTATTATATAAATGCTTAAGCAAAATAGATTCATACGCCATATCTTCAAGAAACTTGTACTTTTCTGTTTCAATTAGATTTTCTTTTTGGGCCTCTTGTAGAGCAATATTTTCAATAGCCATCATTTCCAGTTTATCTTTTTGCTGTTTTTTGCTTTTGAGTATTGCTTCTACTGAAAATTGCTTATCTTCTAACCACTCCTTAAACTGGCCTCT
This DNA window, taken from Spirochaetota bacterium, encodes the following:
- a CDS encoding peptidylprolyl isomerase; its protein translation is MKRLLLVACVMGIVVGFVGCKCSSDVLATYDGVKITRGQFKEWLEDKQFSVEAILKSKKQQKDKLEMMAIENIALQEAQKENLIETEKYKFLEDMAYESILLKHLYNKEIKDKAEFNELAYHIKQILLRVRDFKIVNNKRVNLSASELEKAYSEAENKAKEIIGKIKSGEKFEELAKMYSDDFSKKNGGDIGYVVKDMLPLEVASTIEKSKSGIIESPIKTQQGIYIIQLVDKQELTKKNLNKIIKDEMQAKRLEQILLRKASNNYIEKLMSSTDVQFNEKNCKSKNPKDVIFKVGDSSFTVADLEKRISYFQHKGSPLSKATIDDTKRIDIAKNAFKVALLRREAVKENLQTNEELQKEFQKRKNMLFAKEYLDYIGERGISITPKEIRDEYEKYKDTRFTTFVNQKGKQIKQLIPFEKVKDQIESMLYRKKRAENLAKWKRDMLHINKFTIHEDELEGK